Genomic DNA from Panthera leo isolate Ple1 chromosome E3, P.leo_Ple1_pat1.1, whole genome shotgun sequence:
tagttgcagagattacttaaaaataaaacttggaagaaaagaaagaaaagaaacagttatAATCAATCAGATTGCACTTGTGGTAGGAAAGACAGGGTGCACTGCTTAGACATGGTATTCTTTCCTTCAATCGATAAGCTGACAGTAATGCATAAGCATTGTTCATGCTCTGGATGAAAGAAACACAAGATACTTGCTATATTCCATGTCCTGCCAGAGCTTAGAGCTCTCAGTCAGAGACTGCTGaatgcatgaaaaaaataagcagcAACAGAAGAGGCATCTTCGGGAAATGTGTGCTCAAAAGCTGAAAGAAGTGGATAAACTCACAGGCAGCATGTGGAcggaggacagaggaagaggtcCAATCCCCAACCCCCATTCATTCAGCGTCTAGCTTCAAACCCTCTCATGCTATTTGCAGTCACTCCCTGCTCCCAGCCACAACtacaggcaaccactaatctgctttctgtccttcCAGATTCGCCTTTTCCAGACACTGAAAACAAGTGGAACCACACAACagaacttttgggggtgatgaaaacgtCCTAAAATTGGACTAAGATATGCTATCTCTGCAACATCTACTGAAAATCATTGACACGTACACTTTAAAACAgttaaattttatggtatgtaaattatacctcaataaaaccattatataaaaaaaacaaaaaacaaaaacacacaaaaaacccccTAGATCTTCCAGTAGCTTCCTGTTTCCACTTAGGCTGAAATCCAAATGAATTTCCCTGGAGCCCTGCAGGATCTGGCGTTGGCCTGACCCTTCCTCCTCTACCCTCCCCGACCAAGCTCCAGCCCATCTCCGGGCTCTATAGTGCCCTCTGCCTGTGAGGCTCTGGCCCTGCATCTCCCACAGCTGTCCCTTTTTTCTGGTCCCTTATTACTCAGTCTACAATGGGTTTTGAGAGGCcttccctgccacctccccctaAGACATGGTTCTTTCTCCATCCTGCTTCTTCCCACCACACTTGGGTTGTTTACTGTGTGTCTCCACGAGGGCAGGGCCAAGCTGTCTGTTTCATCAGCCTCTAGCACAGAGGAGGCACTCAATCTGTTGAATACACAAATGACTATACAGCCAGATGAGGATGTTGAGAAGAGACGAAGGTATTCCTAAGGAAGGATAAATATGAGCAGAGGAGACAGCCCTGAGTTAGTTAGCTGGTGTGGCTGGAACTGTGGGTTCGGGCTTGTTGAAAGATAAACTGaggtatattaaaaatgttaagggtttatttgagcaaaaatcaattcaaatccAGCAGTACCAAATTGAAGTGGAGAGGAGCCAGGGGAAAGACCTCAACAAAGAAAGCgagaaaataaagacaggaaaTTGGTTGCCTATAGTTTAATGCCTAGTTGACTGTTAGTTAAAGCTGTTTGTAAATGGCCATTCTTAGCATTTTGGTTTcataaccttgaggcatttacagTCTTGGGTTCTCGTTTGCTTCTGTAAGCAGTGTTAAAGAAAAAgaggtgcacctggctggctcagtcgtgtagcgcgcaactcttgatctcaggatcctcAGTTCGAGGCTCACGTTGtatggagagaggaaaagaagaacgagagaaagagagagaaagagagaaacagagaaacagagagatagagggagaggaaggaaggaaggaaggaaagaaggaaggaaggagggagggaagaagggaggcaaTGCCATACAGGGCCACAGATCTTACTTACTGGCCCAAGACTTttcctgaaggaaggaaggaaggaaggaaggaaggaagcaaggaaggaaggaaggaagaaagaaagaaagaaagaaagaaagaaagaaagaaagaaagaaagaaagagacaacgGGCCCCAAATAGAGTCACATAtgccaagccccacatcagcaaaccaagacttaatacctaacttaACTGCAGTTTCAGCCTCTTCCAGGAATGAAAGTTTTAACTCCAGTCTGGAGTAacctggtcagcactagtgaaATCATCTACAAGATaggcccctgcccttcccccaaaggAAGGTGAAGTTGCCAGAAACAATCTTTCTTTGTCTCACTCCCTGTCTGCTTATAAACGCCTTTCATTTCGTACGGCTctttggagctcctttctatttgctagatggAATGCTGCTTAGTTCATGAGTCGTTGAATAAAGTCAAtttgatctttaaatttactcagctgaattttgttttttaacagcagCCTTTGCATAAAGCCACATCAATCcgatggcctccttgtttaattaatgtCATAGGCTTCTCAGCAAATGGAGAATTTCAATAGCACATATGTGCTTAGATATTATGTGCATATTATGTGTTTGTTAAAGGAGTGACAAAGCTGGGAGGAGACCAAAGGTCAGAACTCACTAGAGACTGCTTGCACCCACATCGCCCAGTTGACCTAGAGAAAAGAAGACTTCCTGGGGCAAGGAAGCTGGTGGCAGGTCTGGGTTTGTTTGCTAATGATTTTTGACTCCTAGATGTAAAGATAAGAAAGACATAATCCCTTCCCATCAATATATTTGCATCAAGCTGGATCATTTAACCCCAGAAAGGAAGTCATTTTGAATGTGGTTAACTGACTTGAACTAACTTGTTCCCCCACAAGCCTCAGAGCCACTCTTGGGGGTTCATGTGAGGGCTTTGACTGTATCAGTTCCAAAATTAAAGTGTCAGCAGAGCTATTCTCCCTCTGACTTCTTGACGGAAGAATCTGTTTCTccctcctagcttctggtagttaCCAGAAATCTTTGGTGCTCTTTGGCTTGTCGTTGTATTGGcagtctctgcctctttcttcacatggctttctttcctctgtgcatgcctctctctgtgtgtcttctcacaaggacaccagtcaggcTGGATCTAGGGCCCACCCAATTCCACTATGACTTCATCTTCatgaattacatctgcaaagatcctatttccaaaggtcacattctgaagttctgGGAAAGATGTCAATTTGGGGGAACACTATCGAATCCAGTACACTGACCCTAACTGGCCTTAGGGGACAGTGGTTCAAAGAGGGGTCTGAGTTCAGGCACTAACAACGCTGACTGTGAACCAAAACAGGCTGGTGGCTGGTGGCTGGTATGGCCCTGAATACCTGTGCACCAAAGGCTAACTCAACTCGTACTGTCTCCAAGGTGGCCTATACGTTGCACTGGcaccaaaaggcaacctacctCTGGCCACTGCCCTGGACCAGAAGCCCAAACAGAAGTATTCCCTCAAAGGAAGTTTGAAGTAAAGTAACTGGCCAGTTTCGTGGACTTCTGACCTGTGCAGGTACAGAGGGCCTGCACAAGGATGGGTCCCATGCTTGCATTCACACTCTGCTGTCtccatcttaaaattcttaatttttaggggcacctggatggctcagttggttgaatgtctgcctcttggtttcggttcaggtcacgatctcacagtcgtgagactgaacccctcatcaggctcagctcagagcctgcttgggattctctctctctctccctctctgcccttcccctgctcgtgcttgctctctctctctctctctcaaagtaaataaaaaaaagaaattccttaaaaaaattttttttaatgtttgtttattcttgagaggggggagggacagagagggacacagaatctgaagcacactccaggctctgagctgtcagcacagagctctaagCTGGCAGAACTTACCAGCTGAGctctgagatcatcacctgaagtcggaggcttaaccgactgagccacccaggcgcccccgaaaaaagaaaaattcttaatttttaaataaagatccCTGCTGATTACGTTCTCAATGCAACTTGTCTGTCCTCTTCCAAAATGTGAAGGTCATAGAACACCGAGGCTGAGAAACTGTTCCAGAATCAGGGAGACTAAacagacatgacaactaaatgcaactCCTGTATTAGACCCTGGATGTGGGGGAAATAAGGACATCATACAGAAAATTGTTAAAACTTGAATGTGAACTGTGGATTGGTTCACAAACTATCAGTATGTAATGTCTTAATTTTACTCGGCCTGTGATTATGTAAGAAGATGtccttgttggggcgcctgggtggctcagtcggttaaacgtccgacttcggctcaggtcacgatctcgatctcccggtccgtgagttcgagcaccgcgtcgggctctgggctgatagctcagagcctggagcctgctttcaattctgtgtttccctctctctctgcccctcccccgttcatgctctgtctctctctgtctcaaaaataaataaaacgttaaaaaaaaaaaaaaaaaagaagatgtccTTGTTAGTAAAAGATGTCTGCAACTTGGTTGCAAACGTTCGGGGGCGGGGGCGGTAAGTATACGAATAAAGTTGAAATGATAAACCAAATGAGACGAAAGTTAACAATTGGTAAAGATAAGTAGAAGGCATATGGGAGTTCTTTACATTACTCTTACAACCTCCGGTATCTTTGAAATTACATAAACACGAATTTTCCCACCACCACGAGTGCCACGCCTCTtctgaaaaaaaccaaaccaaaacaaaaaaacacagtaagtGATAGGACCCGATCTCGCGATATCCAAAGGACCCTAAATTATTCTGTCCCGCCTGAAAGCGGCCACCAAAAGTCTTGAGTCACGTGGGGTGGTCCCACGTGATTGGAGGCCCCGGGTCCAACATGGCGGCCTCCATGGGTCGCTGGCTTGTCTTCCTCTTTGCGCTGCTCGGCTTCCTCCGGGAGGCGACCAGCAGCCTCGACTCGGGGTGAGTACAGCTCCCGAGGGTTGAGCCTGGTTCGGGAGTACTCCGCCCCTGAGCCCTCCGAGCTCACGGCCGCCGTGTCCCCACAGGGCCTCCCGCGACGATGACTTGCTGCTGCCCTACTCCCACGCGCGCGCGCGCTTCGCCCGGGACTGCACGAGGGTGCGCGCCGGCAGCCGCGAGCACGAGAGCTGGCCACCTACCCCGGCGACCCCCAGCCCCCGCGGTCCGGCGGTGCGCACCTTCGTTTCACACTTCTCGGACCGCGCGGTGGCTGGCCATCTGACGCGGGCAGCGGAGCCCCTGCGTACCTTCTCGGTGCTGGAGCCCGGTGGGTCTGGCGGCTGCGCTTCGAGGCGCCGCGCCACCGTGGAGGAGACGGCGAGGGCGGCTGGCTGCAGCGTCGCCCAGAACGGCGGTTTCTTCCGCATGGACACGGGCGAGTGCCTGGGGAACGTGGTGAGCGACGGGCGCCCGGTGAGCAGCGCCGGGGGGCTGCAGAACGCGCAGTTCGGGATCCGGCGCGACGGGACCCTGGTCACCGGGTGAGAAAGCAGGGGACCTGAGATTTGGGTTGTGGCCACGGTGGTGTGTTCAGGTCATTTACCAAAGTTGAGCCTCCGTGTCCATTCTGCAGAATGGGAATAGGCACTTTAATTGCAGGGTTCGTCAGTAGGCATCGGGTGGTATTTTGGCCAGAGTGATGGCCTAGGAAATTAAGGACTATAGGATGAACTTGAGATCTGCTGAGAATGGTTGTTTATATTAGATGAAGTGTTAACTGGGATAGGTAGACTATTTACAAGGGGTGCACTAAGGACCAGGATGGTTCCTGGGAAACCAGGAAGAATCAACCAGCCAAGCCGAGGAGGGAAGGGTAGTGGGACCCCTACTAACCGTAGCTGTCCCTGCTGGTGAGTGAATCTCTTGCCTTCTCTGTGTCCAGGTACCTGTCTGAAGAGGAGGTGCTGGACACTAAGAACCCATTTGTGCAACTGCTGAGTGGGGTCGTGTGGCTGATCCGCAATGGAAGTGTCTACATCAACGAGAGCCAGGCGGCCGAGTGTGATGAGACACAGGAGACAGGTTTGGGGTCAGACAGGTTGTGGCACAGCCCTGTTGAGAACCAGGACCACTGAGCTGGAGCAGGAGTCTGTTCTTAAGTCTTTGAGCAAGTACTATTCTAGGTACAGGGAATCCGTGGTGATTATGACAAAATAAGGTCTCTGCTCTTGGGCATActtaagaaaggaaatagataCTTTTCTATTGAAAGGAAGTGGTAAGTGCTTCTTTTTTACAGAAATTAAGATGAAAGGAAGTGGTAAGTGCTTTCTTTCTATTGAAAGGAAGATGAAAGGAAGTGATAAGTGCTgaggaagaaaagtaaagttGGGGGAAAGGGGACAGGTAGAGGAAAGGAGCTCTGAATCAGAATCCTGATTTCCTGCGCATGAGGCCCAaatgtgtgttttaacaagccccctgggtgattctgatgggGTCTCCAATTTGAGAAGCACCAAGGTGTGGAATAATGGGGTGTGAAAGGATGCTATGGCCCTGATGTGGAGATGAGCTGTTTTAGACTGAGCAGTCAGGGCAGGCTTCACTGAGGAGATGCCCTAGATTGGAAATAGCAAACCATGGGAAGAGCTGAGGGGAAGCACAGTCCAGCCAGAGGGAACAGAAGGTGCAGAAGCCCTAAAGTAGAAAGTGGCTGCAGGGTGGTGAGAAGGGAGCCCCCAGAGATGAGGTGGAACAAGTAGGCCAGGGCCTTGGATTTTTGTGCTGGGGACAGTGGAAACCATTAGAGGGTTTTCCACTGGAAGCTGGAAGCTGATGTCACTTAATTTTCACCTGAGAAGAGCCCTCTGGCTACTATGTGGAGACTGAGTGGGATGGGGCAGATAGGAGGCAGGAAGCTGCGATCTAAGTGAAATGTTGGAGAGTGGCATTAGACTGGCAGAAACTACAGGCAGAGTCCCGGAGGCTTCCCACAGGGTGAGGTCATCAGCCAGGCTTCTTCTCTTGTAGGTTCTTTTAGCAAATTTGTGAATGTGATGTCAGCCAGAACGGCAGTGGGACATGACCGGAAGGGGCAGCTGGTGTTCTTCCACGCAGATGGGCAGACAGAGCAGCGGGGGTGAGTGCCGGAAACTGGGAATGCCAGGCCTGGGCTGAGTCCGGCTTTGAGGGACTTCAGCCCACCAACAACTCCCCTTCTGACTCCCAGCTGTTCCCTGGGGATGTTCACATCCATCTGTCCCCTGCCTTCCCACACGAAAAGAGTCCCTACGTCTGCCCCAGTTCTGAGAACTCCTCATCCTCCAcactcttcctctcc
This window encodes:
- the NAGPA gene encoding N-acetylglucosamine-1-phosphodiester alpha-N-acetylglucosaminidase isoform X2, whose translation is MAASMGRWLVFLFALLGFLREATSSLDSGASRDDDLLLPYSHARARFARDCTRVRAGSREHESWPPTPATPSPRGPAVRTFVSHFSDRAVAGHLTRAAEPLRTFSVLEPGGSGGCASRRRATVEETARAAGCSVAQNGGFFRMDTGECLGNVVSDGRPVSSAGGLQNAQFGIRRDGTLVTGYLSEEEVLDTKNPFVQLLSGVVWLIRNGSVYINESQAAECDETQETGSFSKFVNVMSARTAVGHDRKGQLVFFHADGQTEQRGINLWEMAEFLLKQDVVNAINLDGGGSATFVLNGTLASYPSDHCQDNMWRCPRRVSTVVCLHEPRCQPPDCSGHGTCVEGRCQCTGHFWQGAACNKLDCGPSNCSQHGLCTETGCRCEAGWTGSNCSEACSNGSFGEDCAMRCQCQNGAACDPVGGTCTCPPGFTGHTCEQECPLGWHGPGCQRRCECEHQCPCDPQTGSCSLAQAPALNSILSQVKQCFRASEATLRTGELSLLTG